Proteins encoded in a region of the Clostridium butyricum genome:
- a CDS encoding PolC-type DNA polymerase III yields MSQEFMKMLKKDILNNEMLGEKDIVILRFQFFKKSQTLKIIVKCCDILNNVEEEEFRKLVLKNLGFHVEVEIICYRDVTNCTIENIAGEHWSSAVEETARKFPLIRALLYSENREVKDKTIFIYSGTPALVNHANNKKAGVLIEGAIKDIFGVGARVEFKFDEKLASIHNYEAAKLEENKKIINDVMSGRLVTPGSLSQSSGKSESKKDISESKQPEKKREFQTYKRAPKDENTIMGGAIKMETTNICDIDERSGYVAIIGDVFKTEIIETKTGKIIFTFCITDYTSSISVKCFLRPQDTEAVLDEVKKGFYCKVRGEAVYDTYSREVVIMGRDINRMKKIEKMDGAPKKRVELHLHTTMSSMDGMTAPGKLIGRAASWGHPAIAITDHGGVQAYPEAQSAAKKHGIKVLYGVEAYLVDDGVPIVLNEKGDSLDDTYVVFDIETTGFSPVNDKIIEIGAVKIKNGEVIDNFSHFVNPERSIPYVITELTSINNDMVRDAETIEILLPKFMEFCADSVLVAHNAAFDTGFIKKNCRDLGIDFNYSIMDTVPLARFLCPDLKKVKLNLVAKHLGISLDNHHRAVDDAKCTAEILLKFFTMLKEDHSINTLKQLNDLFVSNFDIKKQPTYHAIILAKTQAGLKNLYKMISTAHIDNFQRRPRTPKSLIAEMREGLIIGSACEAGEVYKAVLDGKSDEELKAIMEFYDYLEIQPIANNLFLIEKGMVKDENELKTINKKIYDIGKECDKMTVATCDVHFMDPKDEAFRRILMAGQGFKDADKQPPLYFRTTEEMLKEFAYLGSEIANEVVIENTNKIADSIDIIKPIPDETFPPKIEGAEEDIRNMTMNKVHSIYGENLPEVVQKRLDKELNSIINNGYAVLYLIAQKLVAKSNDDGYLVGSRGSVGSSFVATMSDITEVNGLPPHYVCPNCKKSEFFMDGSVSSGADLDDKDCPECGTPYKKDGHDIPFETFLGFEGDKEPDIDLNFSGEYQGVVHRYCEVLFGKGHTFKAGTIGTVAEKTAYGYVKKYLDERGIVVPQAEVDRLTIGCTGIKRTTGQHPGGIMVVPADNEIYNFCPIQHPADDNDTDVITTHFDYHSISGRLLKLDILGHDDPTVLRMLQDITGLDPKTIPLNDKKVLSLFTSPEALGVTKEELECEVGSYGLPEFGTKFVRQMLVDTQPKTFSDLVRISGLSHGTDVWLNNAQYYIKEGFTTLRECIATRDDIMVYLMYKDIPPKTAFTIMEKVRKGKGLSEDDETLMKKHNVPEWYIGSCKKIKYMFPKGHAVAYVMMAVRIAYFKVYYPQAYYATYFTVRADDFDANLICLGEGAVHAKLQELYALGNNASVKDKGMITVLELCFEAYKRGVNFLRVDLYKSDAVKFIIEDGNLRPPLNAIPGIADNAAKGIVEARKNGEFISKEDLRIRAGVSKTAIEGLTSHGCLEGMSETNQLSLF; encoded by the coding sequence TTGAGTCAGGAATTTATGAAAATGCTTAAGAAAGACATTCTTAATAATGAAATGTTAGGCGAAAAGGATATTGTAATATTAAGATTTCAATTCTTCAAAAAAAGTCAGACTCTAAAAATAATAGTTAAGTGCTGTGACATATTGAATAATGTAGAAGAAGAAGAATTTAGAAAATTAGTATTAAAAAATTTGGGTTTTCATGTTGAAGTTGAAATTATATGTTATAGAGATGTAACAAACTGTACCATTGAAAATATTGCAGGAGAACATTGGTCAAGTGCGGTTGAAGAAACAGCAAGAAAATTTCCATTAATAAGGGCACTTTTATATTCTGAAAATAGAGAAGTGAAAGACAAAACAATATTTATATATTCTGGAACACCTGCACTTGTAAATCATGCAAATAATAAAAAGGCAGGAGTATTGATTGAAGGTGCTATAAAAGATATTTTTGGTGTAGGTGCACGAGTTGAATTTAAATTTGATGAAAAACTGGCGAGTATACATAATTATGAAGCAGCAAAACTTGAGGAAAACAAAAAGATTATAAATGATGTTATGAGTGGGAGGCTTGTTACACCAGGATCACTTAGTCAATCTTCAGGTAAAAGTGAAAGTAAAAAAGATATTTCGGAATCAAAACAACCAGAAAAGAAAAGAGAGTTTCAGACATATAAGAGAGCTCCAAAGGATGAAAATACAATTATGGGTGGAGCTATTAAAATGGAAACTACTAACATTTGTGATATTGATGAAAGAAGTGGTTATGTAGCTATAATTGGAGATGTGTTTAAAACTGAAATAATTGAAACAAAAACTGGGAAGATTATATTTACTTTTTGTATTACGGATTATACAAGTTCAATATCTGTTAAATGCTTCTTACGTCCTCAGGATACAGAAGCAGTTCTTGATGAAGTGAAAAAAGGTTTCTACTGCAAGGTTAGAGGTGAGGCTGTATATGATACTTATTCAAGAGAAGTAGTAATTATGGGAAGAGATATTAATAGAATGAAAAAGATAGAGAAGATGGATGGAGCTCCTAAAAAGAGAGTTGAACTTCATCTTCACACAACTATGAGCAGTATGGATGGGATGACAGCGCCAGGAAAGCTTATTGGAAGAGCTGCATCTTGGGGACATCCTGCTATAGCTATAACAGATCATGGGGGGGTTCAGGCTTATCCGGAAGCTCAGAGTGCTGCAAAGAAACATGGAATAAAGGTATTATATGGAGTTGAAGCGTACCTTGTTGATGATGGTGTACCTATTGTATTAAATGAAAAGGGTGATTCATTAGATGATACTTATGTTGTATTCGATATTGAAACAACAGGATTTTCACCAGTTAATGATAAGATAATAGAAATAGGTGCAGTAAAGATTAAGAATGGTGAAGTTATAGATAATTTTAGTCATTTTGTTAATCCAGAAAGGAGTATTCCGTATGTAATTACTGAACTTACAAGCATAAATAATGATATGGTAAGAGATGCTGAAACTATAGAAATACTTCTTCCTAAGTTCATGGAATTCTGCGCTGATTCTGTTCTTGTAGCACATAATGCTGCATTTGATACTGGTTTTATAAAGAAAAACTGCAGAGATTTAGGCATTGACTTTAATTATTCAATAATGGATACTGTACCTCTTGCTAGATTTTTGTGTCCAGATCTTAAGAAGGTTAAGCTTAATCTTGTAGCAAAACATCTTGGAATTTCGCTAGATAATCATCATAGGGCTGTAGATGATGCTAAATGTACGGCAGAGATTTTATTAAAGTTCTTTACAATGCTTAAAGAGGATCATAGCATAAATACTTTGAAGCAATTAAATGATTTATTTGTTTCTAATTTTGATATAAAAAAACAACCTACATATCATGCTATAATTCTTGCAAAGACTCAGGCTGGTCTTAAAAACCTGTATAAGATGATTTCAACTGCTCATATTGATAATTTCCAGAGGAGACCTAGAACTCCTAAAAGTCTTATTGCAGAAATGAGAGAAGGACTTATCATAGGGTCTGCATGTGAAGCTGGTGAAGTATATAAGGCAGTTCTTGATGGCAAAAGTGATGAAGAATTAAAAGCCATAATGGAATTTTATGATTATCTTGAAATTCAGCCTATAGCAAATAATTTATTCCTAATTGAAAAAGGGATGGTAAAAGATGAAAATGAACTTAAGACAATAAATAAGAAAATTTATGATATTGGCAAGGAATGTGACAAAATGACCGTAGCTACATGTGATGTTCACTTTATGGATCCTAAGGATGAGGCTTTTAGAAGAATACTTATGGCAGGTCAGGGGTTTAAGGATGCAGATAAACAGCCACCGTTATATTTTAGGACAACAGAGGAAATGCTTAAGGAATTTGCATATTTGGGTTCTGAGATAGCAAATGAAGTTGTAATAGAAAATACCAATAAAATAGCAGATTCAATAGATATTATAAAACCAATACCTGATGAGACTTTTCCTCCTAAAATTGAAGGAGCAGAAGAGGATATAAGAAATATGACTATGAACAAAGTCCATAGCATATATGGAGAAAATCTTCCTGAGGTTGTTCAAAAGAGACTTGATAAGGAACTTAATTCTATAATAAATAATGGTTATGCAGTTCTTTATCTTATTGCACAAAAACTTGTTGCAAAGTCAAATGATGATGGGTACCTTGTTGGTTCTAGAGGATCTGTAGGTTCATCTTTTGTTGCTACCATGTCAGATATTACAGAAGTTAATGGACTTCCACCACATTATGTATGTCCAAATTGTAAAAAATCTGAATTTTTTATGGATGGATCAGTAAGTTCTGGTGCTGACCTTGATGATAAAGATTGTCCTGAATGTGGAACGCCATATAAAAAGGACGGTCATGATATACCTTTTGAAACATTCTTAGGCTTTGAAGGAGATAAGGAACCAGATATAGATCTTAACTTCTCAGGTGAATATCAAGGAGTTGTTCATAGATATTGTGAGGTGTTATTTGGAAAAGGACATACATTTAAGGCTGGAACAATAGGTACTGTTGCAGAAAAGACTGCTTACGGATATGTAAAAAAATATTTGGATGAAAGAGGTATTGTAGTTCCACAGGCAGAAGTAGATAGATTGACAATTGGATGTACTGGAATTAAAAGAACAACAGGACAGCATCCTGGTGGAATAATGGTTGTACCGGCAGATAATGAAATATATAATTTTTGTCCAATACAACATCCAGCAGATGACAATGATACAGATGTCATAACAACACATTTTGATTATCATTCAATATCGGGAAGATTACTTAAGCTAGATATACTTGGACACGACGATCCTACTGTTCTTAGAATGCTTCAAGATATTACAGGCCTTGATCCTAAGACAATACCTTTAAATGATAAAAAGGTTTTAAGTCTTTTTACTTCGCCAGAAGCTCTTGGAGTTACAAAAGAAGAACTTGAATGTGAAGTTGGAAGTTATGGTCTTCCTGAATTCGGGACTAAATTTGTTAGACAGATGCTTGTGGATACACAGCCAAAAACATTTTCAGACCTTGTTAGAATATCAGGTCTTTCTCATGGTACAGATGTTTGGCTTAATAATGCTCAGTACTATATAAAAGAAGGTTTTACTACACTTAGAGAATGTATAGCAACAAGAGATGATATAATGGTTTATCTTATGTATAAGGATATTCCGCCTAAAACAGCCTTTACAATAATGGAAAAGGTAAGAAAAGGAAAAGGATTATCGGAAGATGATGAAACTTTAATGAAAAAACATAATGTTCCAGAATGGTATATTGGATCTTGTAAAAAAATTAAATATATGTTCCCTAAAGGTCATGCCGTTGCTTATGTTATGATGGCAGTGAGAATAGCATATTTTAAAGTGTATTATCCACAAGCTTATTATGCAACGTACTTCACTGTAAGAGCGGATGATTTTGATGCAAACTTAATATGTCTTGGTGAGGGAGCAGTTCATGCGAAATTACAGGAATTATATGCTCTTGGAAATAATGCTTCGGTAAAAGATAAAGGAATGATTACAGTTCTTGAATTATGTTTTGAAGCTTATAAGAGAGGCGTGAATTTTCTTAGGGTAGATTTATATAAATCAGATGCAGTTAAATTTATAATTGAAGATGGAAATCTAAGACCACCATTAAATGCAATACCAGGAATAGCTGATAATGCAGCAAAAGGAATTGTTGAAGCGAGAAAGAATGGAGAGTTTATTTCAAAAGAGGACTTGAGAATACGAGCAGGAGTTTCTAAGACAGCAATTGAAGGACTTACAAGTCATGGATGTCTTGAAGGAATGTCTGAAACAAATCAACTGTCACTTTTTTAG
- the ispG gene encoding flavodoxin-dependent (E)-4-hydroxy-3-methylbut-2-enyl-diphosphate synthase, translating to MERRISRKVKVGNVYVGGDANVSIQSMTTAPTKDVEAVLNQINELYNAGCQIIRCAVLDMEDAEKLKEVTEKSPIPVVADIHFDYRLALKAIENGVSALRINPGNIGSVERIKAVAECCKSKQIPIRIGVNSGSLEKDILEKHGMVNAQGLVESALRHVKILEELGFYDIVISIKSSNVPMMIECYRLVAQKCDYPLHLGVTEAGTVQRGTIKSSIGIGTLLAEGIGDTIRVSLTSNPVEEIKVAKEILKSLGLRKGGVEFVSCPTCGRTQINLIKIAEEVEKRLENCDKDIKVAVMGCVVNGPGEARESDIGIAGGRGEGIIFKKGEVIKKVKEEELIDALMEEVNKL from the coding sequence ATGGAAAGAAGAATTTCAAGAAAAGTTAAAGTTGGAAATGTATATGTTGGAGGAGATGCTAATGTTTCTATTCAATCTATGACTACAGCTCCTACAAAAGACGTAGAAGCAGTATTAAATCAGATAAATGAATTATATAATGCAGGCTGTCAGATAATAAGATGTGCAGTTCTTGATATGGAGGATGCTGAAAAGCTTAAGGAAGTTACTGAAAAGTCACCTATTCCTGTAGTAGCTGATATACATTTTGATTATAGATTAGCACTTAAGGCTATTGAAAATGGAGTTTCGGCTCTTAGAATAAACCCAGGGAATATTGGAAGTGTAGAAAGAATAAAAGCAGTTGCTGAATGCTGTAAAAGTAAACAGATTCCTATAAGAATAGGCGTTAATTCAGGATCTCTTGAAAAAGATATCTTAGAAAAACATGGAATGGTTAATGCACAAGGATTAGTTGAAAGTGCATTAAGACATGTAAAAATTTTAGAAGAGCTAGGTTTTTATGATATAGTAATTTCGATAAAATCATCTAACGTACCAATGATGATAGAATGTTATAGACTTGTTGCACAAAAATGTGATTATCCTCTTCATTTGGGAGTTACAGAAGCAGGAACAGTGCAAAGAGGAACAATTAAATCAAGTATTGGTATAGGAACACTTCTTGCTGAAGGAATAGGTGATACTATAAGAGTTTCATTAACAAGTAATCCAGTAGAAGAAATTAAAGTTGCTAAGGAAATACTTAAATCTCTTGGACTTAGAAAAGGTGGCGTAGAATTTGTTTCGTGTCCTACATGTGGAAGAACTCAGATTAACCTAATAAAGATTGCAGAAGAAGTTGAAAAGAGACTTGAAAATTGTGATAAAGATATTAAGGTTGCAGTTATGGGATGCGTTGTTAATGGTCCTGGAGAAGCAAGGGAATCAGATATTGGAATTGCAGGTGGAAGAGGCGAAGGAATAATATTTAAAAAAGGTGAGGTTATTAAAAAGGTAAAAGAAGAAGAACTTATAGATGCTCTTATGGAAGAAGTTAATAAGTTATAG
- the rseP gene encoding RIP metalloprotease RseP gives MYIILAILAFGVLIFVHELGHFALAKINGVRVEEFSIGMGPKIFSKQGKETKYSIGLFPIGGYVSMMGEEQAVDDERSFSAKSPLRRITIIVAGVCMNYILAICIFTGYINHFGYTNTFANSIKSDSPAYEAGLQEGDTFVKVNGMKVFTYDDISAGVLLSYGNPIDIVVDRNGEKKDFTITPNVSEETGRYAIGVEFTRVNDQGIGKSFTQSFKQTASLVSQTFKGLGMIFTGQANLKTDVGGPITIVKMSAATAKAGIWPLLYFTAFLSVNLAVFNLLPFPALDGGWTVILLIELITRRKVPNKIVEGLNYVGFMILIGLMILVTLKDIIFPVSF, from the coding sequence ATGTATATAATTTTAGCTATTTTAGCTTTTGGAGTACTGATATTTGTTCATGAGCTTGGACATTTCGCATTAGCTAAGATAAATGGTGTAAGAGTTGAAGAATTTTCAATTGGAATGGGACCTAAGATTTTTTCAAAACAGGGCAAGGAAACAAAGTATTCAATAGGATTATTTCCTATTGGAGGATATGTAAGTATGATGGGCGAAGAACAGGCTGTGGATGATGAAAGAAGCTTTTCAGCTAAATCGCCTTTAAGACGAATTACAATAATAGTTGCAGGGGTATGCATGAATTATATACTTGCAATTTGTATATTTACTGGATATATAAATCACTTTGGATACACAAATACTTTTGCAAATAGCATAAAGTCTGATTCGCCAGCATACGAAGCAGGACTTCAAGAAGGTGATACTTTTGTAAAAGTTAATGGAATGAAAGTTTTTACATATGATGATATTTCAGCAGGTGTATTATTATCATATGGTAATCCGATAGATATAGTTGTTGATAGAAATGGTGAAAAGAAGGACTTTACAATAACTCCTAATGTTTCGGAAGAAACAGGAAGATATGCTATTGGGGTAGAATTTACAAGAGTAAATGATCAAGGTATAGGTAAGAGTTTTACACAGAGCTTTAAACAGACTGCATCATTAGTATCTCAGACATTTAAAGGTCTTGGAATGATATTTACAGGTCAGGCAAATTTAAAGACAGATGTTGGTGGTCCTATTACAATTGTTAAAATGTCAGCTGCAACAGCAAAAGCAGGTATATGGCCATTATTATACTTTACAGCATTTTTAAGTGTAAACTTAGCTGTATTCAATCTTCTTCCATTTCCAGCTCTTGATGGCGGATGGACAGTAATCTTGTTAATAGAGCTTATAACACGAAGAAAAGTACCAAATAAGATTGTGGAAGGTTTAAATTATGTTGGGTTTATGATTTTAATTGGATTGATGATTCTTGTAACATTGAAGGATATTATATTCCCAGTTAGTTTTTAA
- a CDS encoding 1-deoxy-D-xylulose-5-phosphate reductoisomerase, producing MKKLSILGATGSIGTQTLDVIRKSKGDLKLIGITANTSVKNVIEIIDEFNPSYVAMMDSSSADEIRSYCMEYSKDIKVFEGIDGLNKIASLDEIDIVVTSVVGMIGLEPTLKAIEAKKDIALANKETLVVAGELVMKAAKENNVKILPVDSEHSAIDQSLRGNNIKTLRKIILTASGGPFRGKATEELKKVKVEDALKHPKWNMGRKISIDSATLMNKGLEVIEAHWLFDCDYDNIQVLVHPQSIIHSMVEYTDGSIIAQLGAQDMRLPIQYALNYEERKDLIADTIDFYEINKLTFEKPDMDTFKALKLAFKAGKIGGLMPTILNGANEAAVELFLNKKIEFLDIADYIERAMEAFKEEGCKEVSLEKVIDLDKRVKKYVREISV from the coding sequence ATGAAGAAACTTTCCATCTTAGGTGCTACAGGTTCTATAGGAACACAGACTTTGGATGTAATAAGAAAGTCTAAAGGTGACTTAAAACTTATTGGAATAACGGCTAATACATCAGTAAAAAATGTCATAGAAATAATAGATGAGTTTAATCCATCTTATGTTGCTATGATGGACTCATCCTCGGCAGATGAAATAAGAAGTTACTGCATGGAATATAGCAAAGATATAAAAGTGTTTGAAGGGATAGATGGTCTTAATAAAATAGCGTCATTAGATGAAATTGACATAGTAGTGACATCTGTTGTTGGTATGATAGGATTAGAGCCTACTTTAAAGGCTATTGAAGCTAAAAAGGATATTGCTCTTGCAAACAAAGAAACTCTTGTTGTTGCAGGAGAGTTAGTTATGAAAGCAGCAAAAGAAAATAATGTTAAAATTCTTCCGGTTGATTCTGAGCATAGTGCAATAGATCAAAGTCTTAGAGGAAATAATATTAAAACTCTTAGAAAAATAATTTTAACAGCTTCTGGAGGACCTTTTAGAGGTAAGGCTACAGAAGAATTGAAAAAAGTAAAAGTTGAAGATGCCTTAAAACATCCAAAATGGAATATGGGAAGAAAAATATCAATAGATTCTGCAACGCTTATGAATAAAGGCCTTGAAGTTATAGAGGCTCATTGGCTTTTTGATTGTGATTATGATAATATACAAGTATTAGTGCATCCACAGAGTATAATACATTCAATGGTTGAATACACAGATGGAAGTATAATAGCACAGCTTGGAGCACAGGATATGAGGCTTCCTATACAATATGCATTGAACTATGAAGAACGTAAAGATTTAATTGCAGATACTATAGATTTTTATGAAATAAATAAACTTACCTTTGAAAAACCAGATATGGATACATTTAAGGCCCTTAAGCTTGCATTTAAAGCAGGAAAAATTGGAGGGTTAATGCCTACTATTCTAAATGGAGCGAATGAAGCTGCAGTTGAGTTATTTTTGAATAAAAAAATAGAGTTTTTAGATATTGCAGATTACATAGAAAGAGCAATGGAAGCATTTAAAGAGGAGGGCTGCAAAGAAGTGAGTCTTGAAAAAGTTATTGATTTAGATAAGAGAGTTAAAAAATATGTAAGAGAGATCTCAGTTTAA
- a CDS encoding AI-2E family transporter — protein sequence MRIILESYKKIFSLILLLVFTVIVTFLIKYYFKPFMVILIMSIICMPVYKFIIKLKVPEKLAGAVTLITVNVLLVLIIVYMGGEIYSILRKVYSSNIEIINNIIQNISSAVNIDLNNLKIGKSVFSIINDTKLRQSAVSTGESILAYFIANICTFFILVDKKSMLDVIYRLFPEEIIKKFRRQKNNFVNMISIQGILILISTIEIIFGFFILRIPKSLMLGLVCGLLDVLPYVGTIIVFIPIIIYNIIMKNYLVSFGLICLYILVQIVREILEAKFIGNKLDIHPLVIFISIYIGAKVFGILGILVGPMYSIIAKEIIYGEIK from the coding sequence GTGAGGATTATTTTAGAAAGTTATAAAAAAATTTTTTCACTAATACTGCTATTAGTTTTTACCGTCATAGTTACTTTCCTTATAAAATATTATTTTAAACCATTTATGGTTATACTTATTATGTCTATAATATGTATGCCGGTTTATAAATTTATAATAAAGCTTAAGGTACCGGAAAAACTTGCAGGAGCTGTTACCTTAATAACTGTTAATGTTTTATTAGTTTTAATTATTGTGTATATGGGAGGGGAAATATATAGTATATTAAGAAAAGTGTATTCGTCTAATATAGAAATTATAAATAATATTATTCAGAATATATCAAGTGCTGTTAATATTGACTTAAATAACTTAAAAATAGGGAAAAGTGTTTTCTCTATAATTAATGACACTAAGCTAAGGCAAAGTGCTGTTAGTACAGGCGAGAGTATATTGGCTTATTTTATAGCTAATATATGCACTTTTTTTATTCTTGTAGATAAAAAAAGTATGCTAGATGTTATATATAGACTGTTTCCAGAAGAAATTATTAAAAAATTTAGAAGACAGAAGAATAATTTTGTGAATATGATTAGTATTCAAGGCATTCTTATATTAATATCTACAATAGAAATAATATTTGGATTTTTTATACTTAGAATTCCTAAATCCTTAATGCTTGGACTTGTATGTGGTCTTTTGGATGTCCTTCCCTATGTGGGAACAATAATTGTATTTATTCCTATAATAATATACAATATTATAATGAAGAATTATCTAGTATCTTTTGGATTAATATGTCTTTATATATTAGTTCAGATTGTAAGAGAAATACTAGAAGCAAAATTTATAGGAAATAAACTTGATATACATCCACTTGTTATATTTATTTCTATATATATAGGAGCAAAGGTATTTGGAATACTTGGAATACTTGTAGGTCCTATGTATAGTATTATTGCAAAAGAAATAATATACGGTGAGATTAAATGA
- a CDS encoding phosphatidate cytidylyltransferase has product MKSNSRYLGAVMIAPFIIFVLLGGIYLKGFVFALSLMALWEFFNALRQNKFKPLDIAAYILLIVYYLINNNFETMMYILVASTFLLLIVPVIDLEYTFVDVSLTLLGFIYAGILFSTVYLVNSKANGMYLVWLIFISSWLSDTAAYYSGRFLGKHKLCPKVSPKKTVEGSIGGLLGATIFCGIFGLIVNKYIYIMPIYHYFIIGALCGIFGQFGDLVASSVKRYVGIKDYSNLIPGHGGILDRFDSIIFSATVIFYYLTFIINI; this is encoded by the coding sequence TTGAAATCTAATAGTAGATATTTAGGTGCAGTTATGATTGCTCCATTTATAATATTTGTTTTGCTTGGAGGAATATACCTTAAGGGATTTGTGTTTGCATTATCATTGATGGCCTTATGGGAATTCTTTAATGCATTAAGGCAGAATAAATTTAAGCCGCTAGATATAGCTGCATATATTTTACTTATTGTATACTACTTAATCAATAATAATTTTGAAACCATGATGTATATTTTGGTTGCATCAACATTTTTACTTCTCATAGTTCCTGTAATTGACTTGGAATATACATTTGTTGATGTGTCTTTAACACTTTTAGGATTTATTTATGCAGGTATATTGTTTAGTACAGTATATTTAGTTAATTCAAAAGCAAATGGCATGTATTTAGTATGGCTTATCTTTATAAGTTCATGGCTTTCTGATACAGCAGCTTATTATAGTGGAAGATTTTTAGGGAAACATAAGTTGTGTCCTAAAGTTTCTCCTAAAAAAACAGTAGAGGGTTCTATTGGAGGGCTTTTAGGAGCTACTATATTTTGTGGAATATTTGGACTTATAGTAAATAAATATATATACATAATGCCTATTTATCATTATTTTATAATAGGTGCATTATGTGGCATATTTGGGCAGTTTGGAGATTTAGTGGCTTCATCTGTTAAAAGATATGTTGGAATTAAAGATTATAGCAATCTCATACCAGGACATGGCGGGATATTAGACAGATTTGACAGTATAATTTTTTCGGCAACAGTAATTTTTTATTACCTTACTTTTATAATAAATATTTAA
- a CDS encoding isoprenyl transferase, producing the protein MLDMFKTKKDEQSNELELDMNNIPNHIAIIMDGNGRWAKERMLPRSMGHKAGVETIRRILKEATRLGVKNLTLYAFSTENWGRPKDEVGALMKLLVTYLRKELDECHKNGVRMNVFGDTTQLPKECQEALDDALETTKNNTRINLNFALNYGGRDEIIRAIKLMYSDINKNIIKEEDINSELIENYLYTKGIPDPDLIIRPSGEQRLSNFLLWQCAYSEFWYSDINWPDFKEEDLRRAISDYQNRDRRFGKVK; encoded by the coding sequence ATGTTAGACATGTTTAAAACAAAAAAAGATGAACAATCTAATGAATTAGAATTAGATATGAATAATATACCTAATCATATTGCTATAATTATGGATGGGAATGGACGTTGGGCTAAAGAACGAATGCTTCCAAGAAGTATGGGACATAAAGCTGGTGTTGAGACAATAAGAAGAATATTAAAAGAAGCAACAAGACTGGGAGTTAAAAACTTAACATTATATGCATTTTCAACAGAAAACTGGGGAAGACCTAAAGATGAGGTTGGAGCATTAATGAAACTTTTAGTCACTTATTTAAGAAAAGAATTAGATGAGTGTCATAAAAATGGAGTAAGAATGAATGTGTTTGGTGATACTACACAGTTACCAAAAGAATGTCAAGAAGCACTAGATGATGCATTAGAAACAACTAAGAATAATACTAGAATAAACTTGAATTTTGCATTGAATTATGGTGGAAGAGATGAAATTATAAGAGCAATAAAGCTTATGTATTCAGATATAAATAAGAATATTATAAAAGAAGAGGATATTAATTCAGAATTAATAGAAAACTATTTATATACAAAAGGAATTCCAGATCCTGATTTAATAATAAGACCATCAGGTGAACAAAGATTAAGCAATTTCTTATTATGGCAATGTGCTTATTCGGAATTCTGGTACTCTGATATAAATTGGCCCGATTTTAAGGAAGAAGATTTAAGACGTGCCATATCTGATTATCAAAACAGAGACCGTCGTTTTGGTAAAGTAAAATAA
- the frr gene encoding ribosome recycling factor: MIKDIIKNAEEKMKKTISVLESDLSTMKAGRANPTMLDRIQVEYYGSMCPLSQVANISAPEPRVLMITPWEKPMLKDIERAILKSDLGLNPSNDGSVIRLVVPELTAETRKALVKNVKKTGEEAKVAVRSIRKAANDKIKTLKKDGDISEDQIKKGEDDVQKKTDAVVKQIDAIIAAKEKEVLSV; encoded by the coding sequence ATGATTAAGGATATCATTAAAAATGCAGAAGAAAAAATGAAAAAAACAATATCTGTATTAGAGTCAGATTTATCAACAATGAAAGCTGGTAGAGCTAACCCTACAATGCTTGACAGAATTCAAGTAGAGTATTATGGAAGTATGTGCCCACTTAGCCAAGTGGCAAACATATCAGCTCCAGAACCAAGAGTATTAATGATAACTCCTTGGGAAAAACCAATGCTTAAAGATATAGAAAGAGCAATCTTAAAATCAGACTTAGGTTTGAATCCTTCAAATGATGGATCTGTTATAAGATTGGTAGTACCAGAATTAACAGCAGAAACAAGAAAAGCTCTTGTTAAGAATGTAAAGAAAACTGGTGAAGAAGCAAAAGTTGCAGTAAGATCTATAAGAAAAGCTGCAAATGATAAGATAAAAACCTTAAAGAAAGATGGGGACATATCAGAAGACCAAATTAAAAAAGGTGAAGATGACGTTCAAAAGAAAACAGATGCAGTTGTAAAGCAAATTGATGCTATAATAGCAGCTAAAGAAAAAGAGGTTTTATCAGTTTAA